The Apium graveolens cultivar Ventura chromosome 3, ASM990537v1, whole genome shotgun sequence sequence TTGCACCCCGTAGTAAACAGACCCAACCCCAAATCCTGCAATCATAAGAGTGATCATCCTTTTAGCAGCCCATTTAGTCGACCAGAGATTCATCCTCGCCTCTCCACAGCCTGTTTTTCCTTGGGAGGGTTCCGACAGACACAGATTTTCAGGTAACTTCCTTCCATTGAGTTGCGCATATTTTTTTAATATACCAAACGCTTCTTTGCTTCTTCCCTTGACAAGGAGCCACCGGGGTGACTCTGACACAAATGGAATTACAATTAGTGAGTATACCAGGGGAGGAATGGATAATATTCTATAGATATTTCTCCAACAGGTTCTGTTAGGATAGGCGATTAAGGGGAGGGAAAAGAAACCaaatgtgaagaagaagaagccataTTGCCCTACTTGCCCACGCCACTTGCGTCCAACGGCTTCAGTGGAAAGCACGAGGCAGCAAATGCCAATGCCAGATCGTGCAAAGCCGTTGGAGAAGCGAAGAAGAGCGTATACCCAAATGTTTGGGGAGAAGGAGGTGAGGAAAGAGGTTATGGAAGACAAGAGGCATGATAGGAGTACTGTTTTCTTCCTTCCCAAGTATGCATCTGCAATCCACCCATAAAAACCAGAACCTGCATacttacataattatttcatcAGTACTTATTTCATAAGATTTTGAGGCGACTATTCATTTTGAGTATGGTCACTTGAATAGAATGGTTTGTGTTTGCAGTTTTGTAGTATAGCTTATTCTGTTTCTACTACTACTAGGAAAGGAGGGAAAAGCGATGTATCTCCCTCCCCAACCCTCATAAGAATATCCTTATGCTTGTAAGGTACCCAGTTGCAGGCTTTGCATCATATGTTGGCCCAAAGTGGTAGGTTTTCGAACGTCTCAGCCTCCTTCGTAAACTCAGGATTGGCCGCAACTTCGTAAACTTGCAGGCTTTGCATCATATGTTGGCCCAGGCTTTAGGCTTATGTAGTAAGGTTATGTTTGGCGACATCTCGAATGGTAAAAAAAATAGCTAAAAATCTAGGTGGCatatcatatatataattatagaGATGGTATAAATATAAATTGCTCTCCAATGGGTTATTCCCTTTGGTCAAAATTTTAGCTAAACTCATTATATTGGCTAAATTTGTTGAACCACTAGGgacatttttaaaaatatagtCAATTATTATAGCCACTTATTTTAGTCAGGCCCATTGGAGATGCTCGAAGTCTGCTCAGTCTCCGGTCCTGCACTTCTGTTTCTAAACTTGAAAATTTTGTTATTTTTTCGTTAGTTATTTAAAAATTTGAAACTCAAACGGGCCTCCATTAAGACTTGTTACAAGAGACAGGTTTTAaacttttttttatatataattaatcacACCCCCACACGTCAGGTAAGGGGAAGCCAACAAACTCAACCCACCAACACTTTGTTGGCATTCTTCTTAAACTCTCCGATGTGTATGTCTGGTTTTACTCTTCATATGTTGATTTGGCCGTGGGGACGTTTGGTTTGCATGTTAATAAGTATATGGATTTCTGTACATCATTAGCCGGTAATCTATTGAATACTATAAAAGATGATCTGTGATCAGTGCTCACATTAGATGATACACACTAAAATTGCTAGTTGTAAAACAATGAAAGTCCTGGTGAAGTTAAACGAATGTATGATTAGTAAAGCAATATGGTTATCCTATAGTTAGCATACACAGCTTAGGAACAAAAAGGAGTTAGGAAGTATGTATGGATGAACTTACCAAGTAGTGAACCAATGAAGAACAGCGAAGCCGGAGCAGCTGCAAGAAACTTGCGATCACAGATAAGACTCCATTCTGCAATAATTGAGCTCTTACTTCCCCCAATCCACTCCCAGCTTCCTGCAACCATGCTACACACTGCTGCTGCATTGGCAGTGTCGTTACGGACGCACGGAGGAGACGTGCACCGCCATGCAGCTGGCTGAGCGTCGGTGAAAATAGTGACCAAAGTGTTTTGCGAATCGAAAATCCATGCAAGGGAAACTAGAAATACATGAATTATTTGAGAGAATCCCAAGGACCCAACATACTGTTCCACTACTTCATCTACTGTTAACTCTAGCTTTGTGTCCCTAATTATTCTTTGTGGTGACACTGATATTGGTACCAGGTTTTCTGTTTCTTCCTCCATTCTTCTCCTTTGTTGTTTTTGTTTCTTGCATTTCTTCTAGtagtgaatatatatatatactcacacATATATGAAGCTAGTGCCTAGTGCTTTGTTAAAATTTTTTAATGTAAATATGTTTGGAAAGTTAGTTTCTTAGCCACTTCTTGTGGATGTAATCCGagtataaagagagagaagtAAAAGTAACTACTTTTAATCTCTTAAACAAATGACGAAATGAAGTTGTTATATATACGTTGAACAAAGGTTCTACGGGgatatatgaatttttgatttctCTCAAATTTTTAAATATGCATTATGCactaataataatatattaaaaaagAGGTGAAACTATATCTGTAAAACGAATATACTGGTGGTATCTTACCGGTGATGGGAATGGGACCCTGGAATTTGATCCCGTAGTGGGAGGAAGCAAATGGAAAACATTTGGACATGCAATATTTTTAAAAGACatcattttattttctttttgtgGTGTATGATGGATTAAGAACACTAATGATACCCAGTTTTATTAGTTTGTTATTATAATTATGTAGTGTAATCTGACTAAGCCCAAACATATTATTACACCTTTTGTTCAGCATAAAAACCATTAACTTGATAGATCCATTATGCCATTCAAGTGATAAATCAAATATCAAAGTAAAGTCAGAAGGTATACTTTAAAGGGCCCTGCTTCCTCTACACACatcttatttaatattttgattCTGGATCATCGGATTAATATTTTAATGACTAAGATTACAAATTTtgtttttttcttcttttttcagCTATTTTTCACATCTTTTTTTCTATGCCTTTCTAtgaaaaataactgataaaataaaaaaaaaactacttttattactgagcgttaaaattttaatttaacaATCCTGAATGTGTTAAATAAGATATCTCGACAAATAAATCTATACTATAAATGAGTTATGTTACAAGTAAACCATATCGTAAATGTTACATTTCGACCCCTGATGTTAGAGGCGTTTTCGGgggagtatatatatatatatatatatatatatatatatatatatatatcaaaaagGACGTTGATGTGTCTGTCTTCAGAGGAGGAATTATGAGAGGAAGATGAGCTTGTTGCAATCTCATCTATTTGAAGAGGTTCATCATTTCCAGACATTTCATATGTCTCAAAGTCGGAAGATTCAAGGAGTAAAGCCGAGATTTTGTTAGATAAGCTTTCTTCTAtgtttaactcttgtattttcctattaagtctgcagaatctagatatatgtcccttttttccacatttgtaacaagttatatctttattggttggtttagtaaatctatttttgttgaaaggttTTTTGTTGTAGGAAGGTTTATTATAGAACGGTTCTGTTGATTTTTTGTAGAAATGTTTAGACTTTGTGAAAGACCTTTTCTGATAAGGTCTTTGATATGGCTTGCATTCACCATCACATTTTAGTTTTGAATAGCTTTTATTGGGATTATAGTCAAACTGTTGACAGAAAGTCCCTAATTCCTGCTTTGTTCTTTTCATTTCCCATTTGAGATGTCTTTGGAGTTTTAAATCTTGACAAATCTTTAGGCCTTCTCGTTGTGTTTGGCTTATGAGTTGGCCATATGTCAGGTTTTTGTAAGGTATCAGGCTTCCGTATTCAGTTATTAAAGAGGTTCTAACTCTTTCACCGAGTAAGGTTGGAAGTCAGGCTAAGAATTTTTCTTTCCAATTTGCATGGTTCGAGTCTTCTCTGAGCATGACTCTGGTGAGGAAAGTAGTTTTATATCTTTGGAAATCACCAAGTTTTTTACATTTGAGATTATGTAAAAGCTCAGCATTTTTATCTCTCAGGTGAGAAGGGTCACCAATGAAGTGGTGTGTTATGACTAGAATGAGTTGTGCGACTGCTCCTTGGATAgggtttccttgttcatctaaAATGGGTTTTCCCTCTTCATCTTCCCTAATGGAATTTAGGATTTCAAGATGATTTTCAGGGGTAAGGTGATAGTCCCACCAACCTTTTAATTGGCCAGAGAACCCTGCTATGAGTAATTCGGCTATAACTTTGTCTGGGGTTCCTATTTGGGTTGTATAAGCATTGGCTAACATGGTCATTTGTTGTAAATGATTTAGAATATTATATTCAGACATTCCATCTATATTCCATTCATAAACAGATGATGCATTGAATTTAGACTGGGTTAAAATTTCAGGTCTATTTTCAACTCCAATGTCTGGGGCTGTGAATTTTGGAATCATTTGTCGGAGGTCATGAACCTGGGGtatgaaagcatcttcatctgagTCATGATGTATGACATTTAGTTGTTTAGATGAAACACTGTTAGCAGCTATTTGGGTTGTGGAAGAGGAAGCCTCAAGTCTGCTAAGATGGTCTTTGATGGCTTTAACAAATTCTGGTCtatttgtttgaatttgttgttgGCTTTGTCTAGAACTTGGCATGGCTTAAATATGGGTTCTTGATTATTAATACCTTTGGGTAAATCTATTATTTTTTGAATCCGGTCTTCTATCCGGTTTAGTTGACTTCCTATGCTATTTAGGTgggtgtttgtgtaattaacaTCAAGGATTATATTCCTAGTATTTTTTAGTATGTCATCATCTGGTCTTTTGATGGGGTGTGCCTCGATTTTTTCACTATGAACTGTTAGTGTGACATTTCTAAAAGGTGGGTGGTGTGATTCTATAGTTCCGTTGGTTGTTTCCCATTGTTTTTGTTTTTGGCTCATGCTTCGAGTGATGGGGTTTAGGTAATTTGTGAATGGGAAAAATAAGTTTTGGTCAGAGGAGTAAatttccaaccaatcaaagaatatcatttggattttgttttggttaagaaattcataataaatttcttgaatttgtgtcttttgttctttgaagttggtaaaaaaccaatttcttttttcagtgttttggggagagtagaactcttcacggagaaaagttttattgatttggAATTCTATTTCAATTATATTTAGCTCACTTGGCATTCCCATATTCTCAGTTATAGCAGAGAAGGTTGGGGATGTTGGTGAGGAAGGGGGAACCGTGTTTTGGTTTGGTGGTAATTGACTTTGTTTATAGAATGGGTGAGGTATATTGGAAGAATAATCTACACCACCCATAGAGGTATTGGGTATATCTGATGTAGAGTATCTTGGTTTTGAGGTAGTGTTAATGATAGAAGGGATTTGAGAAATCTTTTCTAAGGTTCTTGAGGAAGCATCGGAATATCGAGAACTAATAAAAGAGGCTCGGGATGATCGATCAAATGCAAGAGCGACTCTTCCATTATCATCTTGGTGaacttggtgtatttgtgtgtttggttctaatctttctggtaatctagggcgagctactccttctaaaacccattcagtgggaagggaaatgtcctgccattttatggatcgaggaataactgtgttagaccttgaaaggtcagtttggagaaggatggtttctcctttgacgaaagcatttttatgcccatcatctccaatggacattattgctttgtaatgaattcgaaagattaaagccactggaattgatccttctaacattttatagttgtgagttttaacttggagtgtcatgctatggataacattcctgtctttaagagaaatggataaatttggataacaactaaaagagatgggtccgttgcatagacttgattctatggaacttaacagagagtcattgaactcaaggaatctagcatctcttaaaatggctagtattgaggtgtctaatccttctttggttaagggtttaattccgacttggACTAAACCAATATGGAtgtaattgtatgattttgttagtttttctagggaacttttggtgagaaggtgaattgtttcgaatgattttgataggtgtatgtccctttcttcggttttgatggaagaacttgaactataccattttgtatcataaacttggcttttggggatttttgggatgtcccaacgCTCTATTGCTTTTTGGAGGTTTTCGACGTTGGTTTCGGcactatgtgtaatatttcttgaatctaacgtactagtggaagagtttgaaagagatgtAGTTCTGCAGAATACAGAATCCATGTTCTAAGATCAAAAAAGACGTAGGCTAAGCTTTTGCTTACAATCCTAGAAAAAACGGGTTTACTGCCtcctatggacttataaccgatAAACTAGGCAAAATGACTCGGCAAAGGCTTATCTACAAAAGTTTAAGAACTGATcaagatgaagatttcttatatgaattaaggcaagttacctaccgaaaatatctcataaaagtcaaagttgtcttctcagatgactttatcttagataccattgctttattcgatacaggagcagatttgaattgcattaaagaagaaataataTCAAAAAGATTTCATCAACATACCAACGAAAGATTAACCGCCGCTAATAACTCAAACCTCAATGTAGTTAGTAGGGTTGATGcctctatcaataataaaaccttccaaattaagacatcttttctcctagttaaaggaatacatcatcttgtcatattaggtacacctttcttcaatttaataac is a genomic window containing:
- the LOC141713192 gene encoding organic cation/carnitine transporter 1-like, encoding MEEETENLVPISVSPQRIIRDTKLELTVDEVVEQYVGSLGFSQIIHVFLVSLAWIFDSQNTLVTIFTDAQPAAWRCTSPPCVRNDTANAAAVCSMVAGSWEWIGGSKSSIIAEWSLICDRKFLAAAPASLFFIGSLLGSGFYGWIADAYLGRKKTVLLSCLLSSITSFLTSFSPNIWVYALLRFSNGFARSGIGICCLVLSTEAVGRKWRGQVGQYGFFFFTFGFFSLPLIAYPNRTCWRNIYRILSIPPLVYSLIVIPFVSESPRWLLVKGRSKEAFGILKKYAQLNGRKLPENLCLSEPSQGKTGCGEARMNLWSTKWAAKRMITLMIAGFGVGSVYYGVQLNVENLDFNLYFSVGLNAMMEIPAVFIGSVLLSFTNRRTLFSWSAYIAGISSIICIIFSRGRKKGDESKGAWTQLIIEGIGFMAASTAFDVLYIYCVELFPTNVRNFAVSMLRQSLMLGASIAPLFVVLGRLSPSLSFLVFGILSIFSGTLSLWLPETKNAPLYETLEQQEEEERPNSVSVESALELGK